One region of Scophthalmus maximus strain ysfricsl-2021 chromosome 15, ASM2237912v1, whole genome shotgun sequence genomic DNA includes:
- the slc25a21 gene encoding mitochondrial 2-oxodicarboxylate carrier isoform X2: MHPLDVVKTRFQIQRGTSDPNSYKSLGDCFRTIFRNEGILGFYKGILPPIVAETPKRAVKFFTFEQYKKLLNLTPLSPGVALSAAGLGAGLTEAVVVNPFEVVKVSLQANRDNFKEQPSSFAQARRIIKTDGFGLSGLNKGLTSTLGRHGVFNMIYFGFYFNVKDAIPSNPDPTLEFMRKFAIGLVSGTISSCVNIPFDVAKSRIQGPQPVPGEIKYRTCFQTMALVYREEGYLALYKGLVPKIMRLGPGGAVMLLVYEYVFGWLQKNW, translated from the exons ATTCCAGATCCAGAGGGGAACCAGTGACCCCAACAGCTACAAGAGCCTTGGCGATTGCTTCCGCACCATCTTCCGCAATGAAGG catccTTGGCTTCTACAAGGGGATCCTACCTCCGATCGTGGCAGAGACCCCGAAGCGGGCAGTCAAG TTTTTCACCTTCGAGCAATACAAGAAGTTGCTGAACCTGACCCCTCTGTCTCCAGGTGTG GCGCTGTCTGCGGCGGGGCTCGGCGCAGGCTTGACTGAGGCAGTCGTCGTCAATCCATTCGAAGTGGTGAAAGTCAGTCTCCAGGCCAACAGAGATAACTTCAAAGAG CAACCCTCCTCATTCGCCCAAGCCAGACGCATCATCAAGACGGACGGCTTCGGACTGAGCGGTCTGAATAAAGGATTGACTTCAACACTCGGACGCCATGGAGTCTTCAACATGATCTACTTTGGCTTCTACTTCAACGTCAAGGATGCTATTCCTTCCAACCCG GACCCCACCCTTGAGTTCATGAGGAAGTTCGCCATCGGCCTTGTGTCTGGGACCATCTCCTCTTGCGTGAACATCCCCTTCGACGTGGCCAAGAGCCGCATCCAAGGCCCCCAGCCGGTGCCAGGGGAGATCAAGTATCGCACCTGCTTCCAGACCATGGCACTCGTGTACCGCGAGGAGGG ATATTTGGCACTGTACAAGGGGCTGGTGCCCAAGATCATGAGGCTTGGACcag GTGGAGCGGTGATGCTGCTGGTCTATGAATACGTGTTCGGCTGGCTGCAGAAGAACTGgtaa